In Ilumatobacter fluminis, the following proteins share a genomic window:
- the groL gene encoding chaperonin GroEL (60 kDa chaperone family; promotes refolding of misfolded polypeptides especially under stressful conditions; forms two stacked rings of heptamers to form a barrel-shaped 14mer; ends can be capped by GroES; misfolded proteins enter the barrel where they are refolded when GroES binds) yields MPKQIAFDQEARRGLEAGMNKLADAVRVTLGPKGRNVVLDKKWGAPTITNDGVSIAKEIELDDPYEQIGASLVKEVAKKTDDVAGDGTTTATVLAWAMVREGLRNVAAGANPMSLKKGIEAAVAAAVDSIQGLSTDVDSKEQIAQVAAISAADAEIGELISDAIDKVGKDGVITVEESQTFGMGIDFVEGMRFDKGYISPYFVTDTDRMEVSLDDPYILLVSSKITSVRDLVPVLEKVMQSGKALVIVSEDIEGEALATLVVNKIRGTFQSAAVKAPGFGERRKAMLQDIATLTGGQVISEDVGLKLEATTLDLLGTAKRVVITKDETTIIEGAGDEGDIAGRISQIKSEIENTDSDYDREKLQERLAKLTGGVAVLKVGAATEVELKEKKHRIEDAVSTTKAAIEEGVVPGGGVALVRSLDAVEAAAKALEGDEATGARMVAKSLTAPLKQIAENAGMEGGVVINRVRELSGNEGLNAATGVYEDLVQIGVIDAAKVTRSALQNAASIAALFLTTEAIVADKPEDDDHGHGHDHDF; encoded by the coding sequence ATGCCGAAGCAGATTGCGTTCGATCAAGAGGCCCGGCGCGGTCTCGAAGCGGGCATGAACAAGCTCGCCGACGCGGTGCGCGTCACCCTCGGCCCCAAGGGCCGCAACGTCGTACTCGACAAGAAGTGGGGTGCCCCCACGATCACCAACGACGGTGTCTCGATCGCCAAGGAGATCGAGCTCGACGATCCCTACGAGCAGATCGGCGCATCGCTCGTCAAGGAAGTCGCCAAGAAGACCGACGACGTCGCCGGTGACGGCACCACCACCGCCACCGTTCTCGCCTGGGCCATGGTCCGCGAGGGGCTCCGCAACGTGGCTGCCGGCGCCAACCCGATGAGCCTCAAGAAGGGCATCGAGGCCGCCGTCGCCGCTGCGGTCGACTCGATCCAGGGCCTGTCGACCGACGTCGACTCGAAGGAGCAGATCGCCCAGGTCGCCGCCATCTCCGCCGCCGACGCCGAGATCGGTGAGCTGATCTCCGACGCGATCGACAAGGTCGGCAAGGACGGCGTCATCACCGTCGAGGAGAGCCAGACCTTCGGCATGGGCATCGACTTCGTCGAGGGCATGCGGTTCGACAAGGGCTACATCTCGCCCTACTTCGTCACCGACACCGACCGGATGGAGGTGTCGCTCGACGACCCGTACATCCTCCTCGTCTCGTCGAAGATCACGTCGGTCCGCGACCTCGTCCCGGTGCTCGAGAAGGTCATGCAGTCGGGCAAGGCGCTCGTCATCGTCTCCGAAGACATCGAGGGTGAGGCGCTCGCCACGCTCGTCGTCAACAAGATCCGTGGCACGTTCCAGTCGGCCGCCGTCAAGGCACCCGGCTTCGGTGAGCGTCGCAAGGCCATGCTGCAGGACATCGCCACCCTCACTGGTGGTCAGGTCATCAGCGAAGACGTCGGCCTCAAGCTCGAGGCGACCACGCTCGACCTGCTCGGCACCGCGAAGCGTGTCGTCATCACCAAGGACGAGACGACGATCATCGAGGGCGCCGGCGACGAAGGCGACATCGCCGGTCGCATCAGCCAGATCAAGTCCGAGATCGAGAACACCGACTCCGACTACGACCGCGAGAAGCTCCAGGAGCGCCTCGCCAAGCTGACCGGCGGCGTCGCCGTCCTCAAGGTCGGTGCGGCCACCGAGGTCGAGCTCAAGGAGAAGAAGCACCGCATCGAAGACGCGGTCAGCACCACCAAGGCCGCCATCGAAGAGGGCGTCGTGCCCGGCGGTGGCGTTGCGCTGGTTCGCTCGCTCGACGCCGTCGAGGCCGCCGCCAAGGCGCTCGAGGGTGACGAGGCGACCGGTGCCCGCATGGTCGCCAAGTCGCTGACGGCCCCGCTGAAGCAGATCGCCGAGAACGCCGGCATGGAAGGCGGCGTGGTCATCAACCGCGTGCGTGAGCTGAGCGGCAACGAGGGTCTGAACGCCGCCACCGGCGTCTACGAAGACCTCGTGCAGATCGGCGTCATCGACGCCGCCAAGGTGACCCGCTCTGCGCTGCAGAACGCTGCGTCGATCGCGGCCCTGTTCCTCACCACCGAGGCCATCGTCGCCGACAAGCCCGAAGACGACGACCACGGCCACGGTCACGATCACGACTTCTGA
- a CDS encoding MFS transporter has product MRLGRDFDRFWAAATVSNLGDGIRLSALPLLALTLTDDARLIGLVSASSLLPWAVLGPIGGALVDRGDRRTLMISGQVFRAVLVLGLALLVAADQATVLAVIVVALGIGSAEVIVDTSSQSAVPLLVGREQLERANARLITSLIVFDEMIGLALGAVLFAAVAELPFLVDSATFLLGGVLLATVRRPLQGERTRTTTVRADIADGIRFLAHHRFLRSMMVTITTSNLAGNMAFGVLVILVVDELDTDPAMYGVVLAVGAVLGLVGALTAPRLTELVGRRRLLGSLQPPLILSYLINAVATSAWMVSVAFGLASFAIACFNVPAQSIRQSVIPEPLLGRVVATWRMFGMSAGPVGAVLGGVIAETAGIRWSYLAAAGLGFVAWLMVLWSLRYLDEALAATNQSEKSSP; this is encoded by the coding sequence GTGCGGCTGGGACGGGACTTCGACCGGTTCTGGGCTGCCGCCACCGTCTCCAACCTCGGCGACGGCATCCGCTTGTCGGCGCTGCCGCTCCTGGCGCTCACACTCACCGACGACGCCCGGCTGATCGGGCTCGTGAGTGCGTCGAGCCTGCTGCCGTGGGCGGTGCTCGGTCCGATCGGCGGAGCGCTCGTCGACCGTGGCGACCGTCGCACGCTCATGATCTCGGGCCAGGTGTTCCGGGCCGTGCTGGTGCTCGGCCTCGCCTTGCTGGTCGCCGCCGACCAGGCGACCGTGCTCGCCGTCATTGTCGTCGCGCTCGGCATCGGGTCGGCCGAGGTCATCGTCGACACGAGTTCACAGTCGGCCGTACCGTTGCTCGTCGGGCGTGAACAGCTCGAACGGGCGAACGCCAGGCTGATCACGTCGCTGATCGTGTTCGACGAGATGATCGGGCTCGCGTTGGGCGCCGTGCTCTTCGCCGCCGTGGCCGAGCTGCCGTTCCTGGTCGACAGTGCGACGTTCCTCCTGGGCGGCGTGCTCCTCGCCACGGTGCGTCGGCCCCTCCAGGGCGAACGCACTCGGACGACGACCGTGCGGGCCGACATCGCCGACGGTATCCGGTTCTTGGCGCACCATCGCTTCCTGCGCTCGATGATGGTCACGATCACGACGTCGAACCTCGCCGGGAACATGGCGTTCGGGGTGCTCGTGATCCTCGTGGTCGACGAACTCGACACCGACCCGGCCATGTACGGCGTCGTGCTCGCCGTCGGCGCAGTCCTCGGTCTGGTCGGAGCACTCACCGCACCCCGGCTCACGGAGCTGGTCGGTCGACGACGGCTGTTGGGCTCGCTGCAGCCGCCGCTGATCCTGAGCTACCTGATCAACGCCGTGGCGACGTCGGCGTGGATGGTGTCGGTCGCGTTCGGACTGGCGAGCTTCGCCATCGCCTGCTTCAACGTCCCGGCGCAGTCGATCCGACAATCGGTCATCCCCGAACCACTCCTCGGCCGGGTCGTGGCGACGTGGCGGATGTTCGGGATGAGCGCCGGCCCGGTCGGGGCCGTCCTCGGCGGCGTCATCGCCGAAACGGCCGGAATCCGATGGTCGTACCTCGCCGCCGCCGGCCTCGGGTTCGTCGCCTGGCTGATGGTCCTCTGGTCGCTCCGCTACCTGGACGAAGCGCTCGCCGCGACGAACCAGTCCGAGAAATCTTCACCATGA
- a CDS encoding DUF1697 domain-containing protein, with translation MPSTSSSTATDVPPIHVAFVRAVMIGREGLHRTVLLDMFERAGATEATSYISTGNVSFRADDAAAVSAAVEADLHELLGRETPLFVRSLDELEGLLDSDPFATEPFDEVYARLVTFFGDEVPPSIELPVEATNGDWSVFAAGPRELFSVTRAWPDRQPNDPGGRIQRIADQPVTTRALGTLERIVAKLVDE, from the coding sequence ATGCCGTCGACGAGCTCGTCGACGGCGACTGACGTGCCGCCGATCCACGTCGCGTTCGTGCGCGCCGTGATGATCGGACGAGAGGGCCTCCACCGCACCGTGCTGCTCGACATGTTCGAGCGGGCGGGCGCCACCGAAGCGACGTCGTACATCAGCACCGGCAACGTGTCGTTCCGTGCCGACGATGCAGCAGCGGTGAGCGCTGCCGTCGAGGCCGATCTGCACGAGCTGCTCGGCCGGGAGACGCCGCTGTTCGTGCGCAGCCTCGACGAGCTGGAGGGATTGCTCGACAGCGACCCGTTCGCCACCGAACCGTTCGACGAGGTGTACGCACGGCTCGTCACGTTCTTCGGCGACGAGGTGCCGCCATCGATCGAGTTGCCCGTCGAGGCGACCAACGGTGACTGGTCGGTGTTCGCCGCCGGACCACGCGAGCTGTTCAGCGTCACGAGGGCATGGCCCGACCGCCAGCCGAACGACCCGGGTGGACGCATCCAGCGCATCGCCGACCAGCCCGTCACCACCAGAGCCCTCGGCACCCTCGAACGCATCGTCGCGAAGCTGGTCGACGAGTGA
- a CDS encoding helix-turn-helix transcriptional regulator, with the protein MPIRSGRTIERARRALGDHAADSPAWSDFGASVIAVLAELVPFDAAVVSMIDPATGLLTNIVRSGIDDSQDELFMHIELTHPDPITLTTLAGEPLGVGILADHVAGDPYSSPRVRDLLAPHFGLEHEMRGVVRSGGRIVAACGLYRSAGRPGFTADEAIALSALEDAIANGVRRAHGQTGSEHESDTAVGADDRGAHPGPAVMILDADGRVLESTRAAEARAQLMSSAGDGVPHAVRMVAAAGRAQAAGHPVSPVAHVRGVDGRWFVVSAAPLGSDAGQVRTVVTIEPAETGRTLDLDLDLYGVTAREREVVREVVAGASSVAIAGSLGISAHTVQDHLKSVFAKVGVTSRRELVATLTGNRVFSGADRRAV; encoded by the coding sequence ATGCCGATCCGGTCAGGCCGCACGATCGAACGGGCGCGTCGAGCGCTGGGTGATCACGCTGCGGACTCGCCGGCGTGGTCCGATTTCGGAGCATCGGTGATCGCCGTACTCGCCGAGCTCGTCCCGTTCGACGCTGCCGTCGTCTCCATGATCGACCCTGCCACCGGCCTGCTGACGAACATCGTCCGGTCGGGCATCGACGACTCGCAGGACGAGTTGTTCATGCACATCGAGTTGACGCACCCCGACCCGATCACCCTGACGACGCTGGCAGGCGAACCGCTCGGGGTCGGCATCCTGGCGGATCACGTCGCGGGCGACCCGTACAGCAGTCCCCGCGTTCGCGACCTCCTCGCGCCGCACTTCGGCCTCGAACACGAGATGCGCGGCGTGGTTCGGTCCGGTGGACGGATCGTCGCCGCGTGCGGGCTCTACCGATCGGCAGGACGGCCGGGGTTCACCGCGGACGAGGCGATCGCACTGTCGGCGCTGGAGGATGCGATCGCGAATGGAGTCCGGCGCGCTCACGGTCAGACGGGCAGCGAGCACGAGAGCGACACGGCGGTCGGCGCCGACGACCGCGGTGCGCATCCCGGTCCTGCGGTCATGATCCTCGACGCCGACGGGCGAGTTCTCGAATCGACACGAGCAGCGGAGGCGCGAGCGCAGCTGATGAGTTCGGCCGGGGACGGCGTCCCGCACGCGGTCCGCATGGTCGCCGCCGCCGGACGCGCCCAGGCGGCCGGACACCCGGTGTCCCCGGTCGCCCACGTCCGTGGTGTCGACGGTCGGTGGTTCGTGGTGAGCGCAGCACCATTGGGGAGCGACGCGGGGCAGGTTCGGACCGTCGTCACGATCGAGCCGGCCGAGACCGGTCGGACCCTCGATCTCGATCTCGACCTGTACGGTGTGACGGCGCGCGAGCGCGAGGTCGTCCGGGAGGTCGTCGCCGGTGCGAGCAGCGTTGCGATCGCTGGATCACTCGGGATCTCGGCGCACACGGTCCAGGATCACCTCAAGTCGGTGTTCGCGAAGGTCGGCGTCACGAGCCGCCGAGAACTCGTCGCGACCCTGACGGGCAACCGGGTCTTCTCCGGCGCCGACCGGCGCGCCGTCTGA
- a CDS encoding ubiquitin-like small modifier protein 1 produces the protein MAVSVRIPTTLRPMAGGNKLVEVEPGTLSEVVAALEAQHPGFADRLLDENGELRKFVNVFVDDDDVRYLDGLGTDVKDGITVSIIPAVAGG, from the coding sequence ATGGCAGTCAGCGTTCGCATCCCCACCACCCTCCGCCCGATGGCCGGCGGCAACAAGCTGGTCGAGGTCGAGCCGGGCACCCTCTCCGAGGTTGTCGCCGCGCTCGAGGCCCAGCACCCAGGTTTCGCCGACCGCCTGCTCGACGAGAACGGCGAGCTGCGCAAGTTCGTGAACGTCTTCGTCGACGACGACGACGTCCGCTACCTCGACGGCCTCGGCACCGATGTGAAAGACGGCATCACCGTCTCCATCATCCCCGCCGTCGCCGGCGGCTGA
- a CDS encoding chlorite dismutase family protein: MRMETGVCVLHLFLSPPADGRSVDVDGAKATIEWAREHDCQVVTAAMLGHKGDIAVMGLSPDVTTLRHLQTGLQKAGLEVTDSYLSITEVSEYAPGLPEEMLNARLYPQLPPEGKPAFCFYPMSKRREAHANWYATGYEERKEMMYEHGSSGRKFAGRIVQLITGSTGLDEHEWGVTLFGENLEAIKDVVYTLRFDQASSIYGEFGDFYVGYLADITEVL; the protein is encoded by the coding sequence ATGCGTATGGAAACCGGCGTGTGCGTCCTGCATCTGTTCCTCAGCCCTCCGGCAGACGGCCGCTCGGTCGACGTCGACGGAGCGAAGGCCACGATCGAGTGGGCGCGCGAACACGACTGCCAGGTCGTCACCGCAGCGATGCTCGGCCACAAGGGCGACATCGCCGTGATGGGCCTGTCGCCCGACGTCACCACGCTACGTCACCTCCAGACCGGGCTGCAGAAGGCGGGCCTCGAGGTGACCGACTCGTACCTGTCGATCACCGAGGTCAGCGAGTACGCACCCGGTCTTCCCGAAGAGATGCTCAACGCCCGGCTCTACCCGCAGCTTCCGCCCGAGGGAAAGCCTGCGTTCTGCTTCTACCCGATGAGCAAGCGGCGCGAGGCCCACGCCAACTGGTACGCGACCGGGTACGAGGAGCGCAAGGAGATGATGTACGAGCACGGCTCGAGCGGGCGCAAGTTCGCCGGCCGAATCGTGCAGCTCATCACCGGCTCGACCGGCCTCGACGAGCACGAGTGGGGCGTCACCCTGTTCGGCGAGAACCTCGAGGCGATCAAGGACGTCGTCTACACCCTTCGCTTCGATCAGGCCTCGTCGATCTACGGCGAGTTCGGCGACTTCTACGTCGGCTACCTCGCCGACATCACCGAAGTCCTCTGA
- a CDS encoding RNA polymerase sigma factor, whose product MTATRLEEAYRAHADELVRYATAMVGPERAGDVVTDAFLTVFESESDRDIEHLRAYLFRAVYHRAVDLGRSRDRRQAREERDAHERLRLAPPPGVAESQIAIDARRSLSVLTDQQRAAVFLTYWCDLPPGEVAELLGVRSGTVKKQLSRARSKLREVLDV is encoded by the coding sequence ATGACGGCGACACGACTCGAGGAGGCCTACCGGGCTCATGCGGACGAACTCGTCCGCTATGCGACCGCGATGGTCGGCCCCGAACGTGCCGGCGATGTCGTCACCGACGCGTTCCTGACGGTGTTCGAGTCCGAGTCCGATCGCGACATCGAGCACCTGCGCGCCTACCTGTTCCGTGCGGTGTACCACCGCGCAGTCGATCTCGGTCGGAGTCGGGATCGACGGCAGGCACGGGAGGAGCGCGACGCTCACGAACGGCTGCGTCTCGCTCCCCCACCCGGGGTCGCCGAGTCGCAGATCGCGATCGACGCACGACGGTCGCTCTCGGTCCTCACCGATCAGCAGCGCGCTGCCGTGTTCCTCACCTATTGGTGCGACCTCCCACCGGGCGAGGTCGCCGAGCTGCTCGGTGTTCGATCCGGCACCGTCAAGAAGCAGCTGTCCCGTGCCCGGTCGAAGCTCAGGGAGGTGCTCGATGTCTGA
- a CDS encoding MIP/aquaporin family protein gives MGDSVDLRNVFAEFVGTVFVMLAGPGLLVLGGDAVGTLGVAIGFGAATALSIGVIGAVANPMFSLALFFARGITGHQLVTDLIGQVLGGIAGAALIWGMNDAVRFRAGSNGWEPTSEVGLQLTGYSTLGTVIAAELVIGIVITIVLLSSINQELPESAVAAFTGLAVTVGALFLLPISGFGANPARSIGAAIFADTDPNALGQLWVFVIVPLIASFGGVLVWLGIDEATVDDTVFDDTILDDVADAVDELVDGD, from the coding sequence ATGGGCGATTCGGTCGACCTCCGGAATGTGTTCGCCGAGTTCGTCGGCACCGTCTTCGTGATGCTGGCCGGGCCCGGCTTGCTCGTGCTGGGCGGCGACGCCGTCGGCACGCTCGGTGTCGCGATCGGGTTCGGCGCCGCCACCGCCCTGTCGATCGGCGTGATCGGCGCCGTCGCGAACCCGATGTTCTCGCTCGCGCTGTTCTTCGCCCGCGGCATCACTGGGCACCAGCTCGTCACCGACCTGATCGGTCAGGTGCTCGGCGGCATCGCCGGCGCCGCCCTCATCTGGGGGATGAACGACGCCGTGCGTTTCCGTGCGGGGAGCAACGGGTGGGAGCCGACCAGCGAGGTGGGCCTCCAGCTGACCGGCTACTCGACGCTCGGCACGGTGATCGCGGCCGAGCTCGTGATCGGCATCGTCATCACGATCGTGCTGCTGTCGTCGATCAACCAGGAACTCCCCGAGTCGGCCGTCGCCGCGTTCACCGGCCTCGCCGTGACCGTCGGTGCCCTGTTCCTCCTGCCGATCTCCGGCTTCGGCGCCAACCCGGCTCGCAGCATCGGTGCCGCGATCTTCGCCGACACCGACCCGAACGCCCTCGGACAGCTGTGGGTGTTCGTCATCGTGCCGCTGATCGCATCGTTCGGCGGGGTGCTCGTGTGGCTCGGGATCGACGAGGCGACCGTCGACGACACCGTCTTCGACGACACGATCCTCGACGATGTGGCCGATGCCGTCGACGAGCTCGTCGACGGCGACTGA
- the fdhD gene encoding formate dehydrogenase accessory sulfurtransferase FdhD, with the protein MSRRRTERLIVTKVTADGARRGPDRLIVEEPMTIQLDGTTVSTTMRTPGHDFELAVGFCHTEGLLGGAPVEAIKYCGTGSAVETEFNVVSVDTLGRAPVPTPRLGTTSSSCGWCGSDQIDELTERLTPLQPTEPFALDVLAGVPDSVREQQELFGDTGAVHAAAVFDHSGAVRLVREDVGRHNAVDKVVGAMLLAGDLPARDLGLFVSGRASVEMVQKAWAAGFAAVVAVSAPTALAVSAARRANLVLAGFVTGDTFNVYSPERL; encoded by the coding sequence GTGAGCCGTCGACGCACCGAGCGCCTGATCGTCACCAAGGTGACGGCCGACGGTGCCCGGCGCGGTCCCGACCGGTTGATCGTCGAGGAGCCGATGACGATCCAGCTCGACGGCACCACGGTCAGCACGACGATGCGAACGCCCGGCCATGATTTCGAACTGGCCGTCGGGTTCTGCCACACCGAGGGGTTGCTCGGCGGGGCACCCGTCGAGGCGATCAAGTACTGCGGCACCGGTAGCGCGGTCGAGACCGAGTTCAACGTCGTGTCGGTCGACACGCTCGGCCGGGCGCCCGTACCGACGCCCCGTCTCGGCACCACATCATCGAGCTGTGGGTGGTGCGGCAGCGACCAGATCGACGAGCTGACCGAGCGTCTCACGCCACTCCAGCCGACCGAGCCGTTCGCCCTCGACGTGCTGGCCGGCGTCCCCGACTCCGTACGTGAGCAGCAGGAGTTGTTCGGCGACACCGGAGCGGTGCACGCCGCCGCCGTGTTCGATCACAGCGGCGCCGTGCGGCTCGTACGCGAAGACGTCGGGCGCCACAACGCCGTCGACAAGGTGGTCGGCGCGATGCTGCTCGCCGGCGACCTGCCCGCCCGTGATCTCGGGCTGTTCGTCAGCGGTCGGGCGAGCGTCGAGATGGTGCAGAAGGCGTGGGCTGCCGGTTTCGCCGCCGTCGTCGCAGTGAGCGCCCCGACGGCCTTGGCCGTCTCAGCAGCGCGGCGCGCCAACCTCGTGCTGGCCGGCTTCGTCACCGGCGACACCTTCAACGTCTACAGCCCCGAACGTCTCTGA
- a CDS encoding ATP-grasp domain-containing protein: MIALVTCADARDLDTDLPLLLAELGDDAAVVVWDDPTVDWSTFDAVVIRSAWDYPGRRDEFLAWARGVSAITSLWNPVEVLEWNTDKRYLDRLAAEGVATVPTTFVVPGESPAPDVLAGDIVVKPTVGGGSKGVRRVTDDAAAAAAHVAALHADGYVAMIQPYRANIDADGETGLVYLGGEYSHAFEKSAILAAPVEWEGTLYVKETIVARTPTAEQRALADRIVARLPPTAYARIDLVPGTDGPELLELELTEPSLFLDTDPSAPARAAAAFRSLAS, translated from the coding sequence GTGATCGCCCTCGTGACCTGCGCCGACGCCCGCGACCTCGACACCGACCTGCCGCTCTTGCTCGCCGAACTCGGCGACGACGCAGCCGTCGTCGTGTGGGACGACCCCACCGTCGACTGGTCGACCTTCGACGCGGTGGTCATCCGGTCGGCGTGGGACTATCCCGGCCGACGCGACGAGTTCCTCGCCTGGGCTCGGGGTGTCTCGGCAATCACCTCGCTGTGGAACCCCGTCGAGGTGCTCGAGTGGAACACCGACAAGCGCTACCTCGACCGTCTCGCCGCCGAGGGCGTCGCCACCGTTCCGACGACGTTCGTCGTGCCCGGCGAGTCGCCGGCACCCGACGTACTCGCCGGCGACATCGTGGTCAAGCCGACCGTGGGTGGCGGCTCGAAGGGCGTCCGGCGCGTCACCGACGATGCGGCGGCGGCCGCAGCCCACGTCGCGGCGCTCCACGCCGACGGCTACGTCGCGATGATCCAGCCGTATCGGGCGAACATCGACGCCGACGGCGAGACGGGGCTCGTCTATCTCGGCGGTGAGTACAGCCATGCGTTCGAGAAGTCGGCGATCCTCGCGGCGCCCGTCGAATGGGAGGGCACGCTCTACGTGAAGGAGACGATCGTTGCTCGCACGCCGACGGCGGAACAGCGCGCCCTCGCCGATCGCATCGTCGCCCGCCTGCCGCCGACCGCGTACGCCCGCATCGACCTCGTCCCGGGTACCGACGGGCCGGAACTGCTCGAACTCGAGCTGACCGAGCCGTCGCTCTTCCTCGATACCGACCCGAGCGCCCCGGCGCGGGCCGCCGCAGCGTTCCGTAGCCTGGCCTCGTGA